Proteins co-encoded in one Juglans regia cultivar Chandler chromosome 16, Walnut 2.0, whole genome shotgun sequence genomic window:
- the LOC108989359 gene encoding uncharacterized protein LOC108989359, protein MKDLGPLQYFLGLEMQLTPTGRMRASIRSILVSPTLVGESNFVTLANKASPHTISSSTKQNLKTKGLCQTKLEVGSSIIRSTLNNDIVSQKAFALQDKLWSIYTAGNTVPIPFLRAADISPITLLSDNALGSMQWDNNGNVAVEALQELFTGDGQSRKGRRVQNEMPLPPSVYQRLTSSSTLLILAQALAYHTINYEFHVPLQELQATEEQQTIQNLCDTLRTILRL, encoded by the exons atgaaagatcttggtccccTGCAATACTTTCTTGGCCTTGAGATGCAGCTTACTCCAACTG GAAGAATGAGAGCTTCTATCAGATCCATCCTTGTATCG CCCACTTTAGTAGGAGAATCAAATTTTGTCACACTAGCCAATAAGGCATCTCCTCACACCATATCTAGCTCTACCAAGCAAAACCTCAAGACGAAAGGTCTTTGTCAGACAAAGCTCGAAGTTGGCAGTAGTATAATCAGGAGCACATTGAACAATGATATTGTTAGCCAAAAAGCTTTTGCATTGCAAGATAAG CTTTGGTCCATATACACAGCTGGCAATACAGTACCAATTCCATTCTTGAGGGCTGCTGATATATCCCCTATTACTCTCTTGTCAGACAATGCGCTCGGAAGCATGCAGTGGGATAACAACGGAAATGTCGCTGTAGAGGCATTGCAGGAGCTCTTTACTGGTGATGGGCAGTCTAGAAAGGGTCGAAGGGTACAAAATGAG ATGCCACTGCCTCCAAGTGTTTACCAAAGGCTCACTTCAAGTTCTACCCTACTGATTTTGGCACAGGCTTTAGCATACCACACAAT AAATTATGAATTTCACGTGCCACTTCAGGAGCTGCAGGCAACAGAGGAGCAGCAGACCATTCAAAATCTCTGTGATACTCTTAGAACTATTCTGCGGTTGTAG
- the LOC108989393 gene encoding uncharacterized protein LOC108989393, with the protein MKCSTLQALLLLRRTGSSLSSSSPSLSSVKRLSFLASFPPQTQFLPNPCHFRLLRFPLKPNSSVHSSSFVVTLRFASTNSSSSSEEDIEFEANEEEDSFQCETNEEGESTDGWEEEEEAEPEIGDGGDGGGVVLQDVPWGEGALSIALDVLLQFGDDMKLYAFKTTPRGYVYVRLDKLSNEYGCPSMEELESYSQEFKKRLDEVGEIGKVPDNLALEVSSPGAERLLKVPDDLDRFKDMPMRVCYVDVESKGLDKDGIFVLDSIVMESESCVWKLANVKENRDPQSKGRPFSRKQKDWRLKVPFGMHKKVFLYLEY; encoded by the exons ATGAAGTGCAGCACCCTTCAGGCTCTACTTCTTCTTCGTAGAACTGGCAGCTCGCTTTCATCTTCCTCCCCATCCTTGTCGTCTGTAAAAAGGCTTTCTTTCTTAGCCTCCTTCCCTCCCCAGACACAGTTTCTTCCAAACCCTTGTCATTTTCGTTTGCTTCGCTTCCCTCTCAAACCCAACTCCTCTGTCCATTCTTCTTCGTTTGTTGTTACTCTTCGGTTTGCGAGCACTAACAGCTCCTCGTCCTCGGAAGAAGATATTGAGTTCGAGGCCAACGAAGAAGAAGACTCATTTCAAT GTGAGACAAATGAAGAGGGGGAATCCACAGATGGAtgggaagaggaggaggaggctgAGCCTGAG ATTGGTGATGGAGGTGATGGTGGCGGTGTTGTGTTGCAAGATGTCCCATGGGGTGAGGGGGCTCTCTCAATTGCCCTTGACGTCTTGTTGCAGTTTGGCGATGACATGAAACTCTATGCTTTCAAGACAACTCCTCGCGGATATGTTTATGTGAGATTGGATAAACTGTCAAATGA ATATGGTTGTCCTAGCATGGAGGAGCTTGAAAGCTACAGTCAAGAATTCAAGAAAAGATTGGATGAAGTTGGAGAAATTGGAAAAGTACCGGATAATTTGGCTCTTGAG GTATCATCTCCAGGGGCAGAGAGGTTGCTAAAGGTACCGGATGATTTAGATCGGTTTAAGGACATGCCTATGAGAGTGTGCTATGTCGATGTGGAGTCTAAAGGTCTTGATAAGGATGGAATCTTTGTGCTGGATTCCATAGTAATGGAATCCGAGAGTTGTGTGTGGAAGTTGGCTAATGTGAAGGAAAACAGGGACCCTCAAAGCAAAGGTAGACCTTTTAGCCGGAAACAGAAGGATTGGAGATTAAAAGTTCCATTTGGGATGCATAAAAAGGTATTCCTGTACCTCGAATACTGA